A genomic segment from Montipora foliosa isolate CH-2021 chromosome 9, ASM3666993v2, whole genome shotgun sequence encodes:
- the LOC137971512 gene encoding gamma-aminobutyric acid receptor subunit alpha-2-like: MQEDVKRKGMVQVLPLTKKNMTGNEKPEVDPKSPDKKISIEKPEKKTTSKLTSGSGRSWAIKLDLACRILFPLAYALYNTLYWYMYLNGNYTTVKVTFSLQRHVGYYVIQLYLPCILLVMLSWIVFWTNPENGDDRLTVGITCILTIVFLLGYVNAMLPKDTSSEFSLNNMDLTVRRNSEIMLITSSDSCVGVKRKEKVQVLPLTKKNMTEDVKPEVDPRSPDKNICFENPREKATSKLTSGSGRSQAVKIDFACRIPFPLEYALYNTLYWYIYLNGIDVLA, translated from the exons ATGCAGGAGGACGTGAAGCGAAAGGGCATGGTGCAAGTGTTACCGCTGACCAAGAAGAATATGACTGGAAACGAAAAGCCAGAGGTCGATCCGAAATCCCCAGACAAaaagatttccattgaaaaacccgaaaaaaaaaccacatcaAAGCTTACTTCTGGGTCTGGACGAAGCTGGGCAATAAAACTTGATCTTGCCTGCCGAATCCTGTTTCCTCTTGCTTATGCTTTGTACAACACACTTTATTGGTACATGTACTTAAATG GCAATTACACAACCGTCAAAGTGACCTTCTCGCTGCAAAGGCATGTGGGATACTATGTGATTCAACTGTACCTTCCATGTATCCTTCTGGTCATGCTCAGTTGGATTGTTTTCTGGACAAACCCCGAGAACGGTGATGATAGGCTGACTGTCGGTATCACGTGCATTCTCACCATCGTCTTCTTGTTGGGTTATGTCAATGCTATGCTGCCCAAG GACACATCCTCTGAATTTTCATTGAACAACATGGACCTCACTGTTCGCAGGAACTCGGAAATCATGCTTATCACTTCAAGCGACTCTTGCGTCGGCGTCAAGCGAAAGGAAAAGGTACAAGTATTACCGCTGACCAAGAAGAATATGACTGAAGACGTAAAGCCAGAGGTCGACCCGAGATCTCCAGACAAAAATATTTGCTTTGAAAACCCCAGAGAAAAGGCCACATCAAAGCTTACTTCTGGGTCCGGACGAAGCCAGGCGGTAAAAATTGACTTTGCCTGTCGAATTCCGTTTCCTCTTGAATACGCTTTGTACAACACACTTTATTGGTACATTTACTTAAATGGTATTGATGTCTTGGCATGA
- the LOC137971511 gene encoding uncharacterized protein codes for MTDDSVTPQSGASVPAPVPQSTTTMASTFMCNVSLPPKLEIHSGNLSKEWKQWRQVWDAFEEVTDLRNRTNRLRVATFITCIGKEALEVHNGLPFASEEEKSNMTKVLELWETHCIGKTNVIYERYKFNNRSQEQTESIDTYANALRALAETCDFGALKDQLIRDRIVCGVRGNAVRRKLLQESKLTLEKCVDICRAAEATSAQLKEMVPSQQQQNHASEVDLVTKGDTWKLKARKEKVKVPKNHQLDECKFCGRKHERKRGKCPAYGQTCSSCGKRNHFAVKCESVTEDSKKPKHRKVHQLADSDDASYSSEEEILSVSAENAVNSVEMTDYKSKIFAHMEMGGTLVKIQVDSGASCNVLSRKLLPKDSVIDRADVKLTTYSKASLKVLGVTSIVLSLL; via the coding sequence ATGACTGATGACAGCGTTACTCCGCAATCTGGTGCAAGCGTTCCTGCTCCTGTTCCCCAATCTACAACTACTATGGCCTCAACTTTCATGTGTAATGTCTCTTTACCACCAAAGCTAGAAATTCACAGTGGAAATTTATCTAAAGAGTGGAAACAATGGCGACAAGTTTGGGATGCGTTTGAAGAAGTGACTGACCTTCGAAATAGGACAAATCGCCTTCGCGTCGCTACATTTATCACCTGTATTGGAAAGGAAGCGCTTGAAGTTCATAATGGTCTTCCGTTTGCAAGTGAAGAAGAGAAATCCAACATGACCAAGGTTCTCGAGTTATGGGAAACCCACTGCATTGGAAAAACCAACGTAATTTACGAGAGATATAAATTCAACAATCGCTCGCAGGAACAAACAGAATCGATCGACACATACGCGAACGCTCTCAGAGCGCTAGCAGAAACCTGTGATTTTGGAGCTCTAAAAGATCAGCTTATTCGCGATAGAATTGTGTGTGGTGTTCGTGGCAATGCAGTAAGAAGGAAATTATTGCAGGAATCTAAGCTCACGTTAGAAAAATGTGTTGATATTTGTCGCGCCGCCGAAGCTACTTCTGCGCAGCTCAAAGAAATGGTGCCAAGCCAACAGCAACAAAACCATGCCAGTGAAGTCGATTTGGTCACCAAAGGAGATACGTGGAAATTAAAAGCACGTAAAGAAAAAGTGAAAGTCCCTAAAAATCACCAGCTTGATGAGTGCAAGTTTTGTGGTCGTAAACACGAGCGGAAAAGAGGAAAATGCCCTGCGTATGGTCAAACGTGTTCATCGTGTGGAAAACGTAATCACTTTGCTGTGAAATGCGAAAGCGTAACCGAAGATTCTAAAAAGCCCAAACACCGAAAGGTCCATCAGCTCGCTGACAGTGATGACGCCAGCTATTCGTCCGAAGAAGAAATACTGTCAGTATCCGCAGAAAATGCTGTTAATTCCGTGGAAATGACTGATTACAAGAGCAAAATATTTGCACACATGGAAATGGGTGGTACACTAGTGAAGATCCAAGTCGACTCAGGAGCCTCGTGTAATGTATTATCTCGAAAACTCCTACCGAAAGATTCTGTTATCGATAGGGCTGACGTGAAATTAACTACTTACTCCAAGGCTAGCTTGAAAGTACTGGGTGTAACAAGTATCGTGTTGAGTTTGTTGTGA